One genomic window of Medicago truncatula cultivar Jemalong A17 chromosome 1, MtrunA17r5.0-ANR, whole genome shotgun sequence includes the following:
- the LOC25481975 gene encoding uncharacterized protein, giving the protein MEMATSSNFNFTFSSKNTRYLSMFHGLKYQHSNSFNKCFKLQSLSTKIVSATTNIASDMYIGRNNSSNKIYTNLNSCLVIPPPTSTKPRAIIKFIGGAFVGAIPQLTYGYLIELLAKEGFVVVVVPYNVTFDHSLAAKQVYDKFHSSLDTLLTSGLPQANLSPAQLGGLPVFSVGHSNGALLQVLTGSLFSEKLPKANAVIAYNNRPATEAVPYFEQLGPAVSQMMPIVEANPIYSIARNAPGDAWKMVLDTVGSILQESEKEVLNSLSKFVDQLPLVMNEVTQGVSEFKPTPSENRDCFKSSYNVKHTLLVQFNSDTIDETNILEETLKPRVESFGGTIEKVGLSGNHITPCIQEPRWQVGKLYTPADAVAQRLKSFSLSDTRILARTISDWFKRFED; this is encoded by the exons ATGGAAATGGCAACTTcctcaaatttcaatttcacattCTCTTCAAAGAATACTAGGTACCTGTCTATGTTTCATGGATTGAAATATCAACACTCAAATTCATTCAACAAATGTTTCAAACTTCAATCTTTGTCTACTAAGATAGTTTCAGCTACTACAAACATAGCTTCTGATATGTATATTGGAAGAAACAATAGTAGTAACAAGATTTACACAAACTTGAATTCTTGTCTTGTGATTCCACCACCTACTTCCACCAAACCTAGAGCTATAATCAAATTCATTGGTGGTGCTTTTGTTGGTGCTATTCCTCAACTTACTTATGG ATATCTTATAGAGTTATTGGCTAAGGAAGGTtttgttgttgtggtggtgCCTTATAATGTGACATTTGATCATTCCCTAGCTGCTAAACAAGTCTATGACAAGTTTCATTCTTCTTTGGATACACTGCTGACATCTGGGTTGCCTCAAGCCAATTTGTCACCTGCTCAGCTTGGAGGCCTTCCTGTTTTCTCTGTTGGTCATAG CAATGGTGCACTTCTTCAAGTTCTCACAGGAAGCTTATTTTCTGAGAAACTACCCAAG GCTAATGCTGTAATCGCTTACAACAACAGACCAGCGACGGAGGCTGTCCCTTACTTTGAGCAG TTAGGTCCTGCAGTCAGCCAGATGATGCCGATAGTGGAAGCAAATCCAATTTACTCAATAGCTAGAAATGCACCAG GAGATGCATGGAAAATGGTCCTTGATACTGTTGGATCAATTCTGCAGGAAAGCGAGAAGGAAGTTCtgaattccttatctaaatttgTTGATCAGCTGCCTTTGGTAATGAATGAG GTTACACAAGGAGTCTCAGAGTTCAAACCAACACCGTCCGAAAATCGTGATTGCTTTAAAAGTTCGTACAATGTCAAACACACATTATTG GTGCAATTCAATTCCGACACAATTGACGAAACAAATATTCTTGAAGAAACACTCAAGCCTCGTGTGGAGTCCTTTGGTGGGACAATAGAAAAAGTAGGATTGAGTGGTAACCACATCACCCCATGCATCCAG GAACCAAGATGGCAAGTAGGTAAGTTGTATACTCCAGCAGATGCTGTTGCTCAAAGGCTTAAATCTTTTTCTCTGAGTGATACTAGAATCCTTGCCAGAACCATTAGTGACTGGTTCAAACGTTTTGAGGATTGA
- the LOC25481976 gene encoding uncharacterized protein — translation MELEQDHDLSSAYIRSLVKQITTTKPKETMNPIKDCVFDGSDSPRQQSLRKHVKVQHQHHKKQVRRRLHTSRPYQERLLNMAEARKEIVTALKFHRAAMKQASEEEQQQKHQQQVEEESLLIVSSNQLSHVLSFDIEKDLSFNSRINPRIYPSCNDKFSNDFSYSSFSHPSLSLPHFHTWPISPSFSPTLLDENLNFTLPNQTLGLNLSLHDFNNLDDTLLLNNNNNDNSSFCSYSSQTSSFPSLSLPNDHEVPSINKVSHEEGVTLEVDTIESRVTTKVDEGECHSAVDDKLMEEMRSLGEQYQMEWNDTMNLVTSTLWLNFLKKMEHDAYTTQEDDACHVFESWNFQLG, via the coding sequence ATGGAATTAGAACAAGACCATGATCTCTCTAGTGCTTACATTCGAAGTTTGGTGAAACAAATAACAACCACAAAACCAAAAGAAACCATGAACCCTATCAAAGATTGTGTTTTTGATGGTAGTGATTCTCCAAGACAACAAAGTTTAAGAAAACATGTCAAAgttcaacaccaacatcacaAAAAACAAGTTAGAAGAAGGCTTCATACTAGTAGACCTTATCAAGAAAGACTTCTAAATATGGCTGAGGCTAGAAAAGAAATTGTAACTGCCTTGAAGTTTCATAGAGCAGCTATGAAACAAGCTAGTGAGGAAGAGCAACAAcaaaagcatcaacaacaaGTTGAAGAAGAATCATTATTAATAGTGTCTTCTAACCAACTTTCACATGTTTTAAGTTTTGACATTGAGAAGGATTTAAGTTTCAATTCTAGGATAAATCCTAGGATTTATCCATCATGCAATGAcaaattttcaaatgatttttcctattcttctttttctcatcCTTCACTTTCACTTCCACACTTCCACACATGGCCTATTTCTCCATCATTTTCTCCAACCCTTTTggatgaaaatttaaattttacccTCCCAAATCAAACTTTAGGATTGAACCTTAGTTTACATGATTTCAACAATTTAGATGACACCCTTTtacttaacaacaacaataatgatAATTCTTCATTTTGTTCTTACTCATCTCAAACATCATCATTTCCTTCACTTTCTCTACCAAATGATCATGAAGTTCCTTCAATTAATAAAGTATCACATGAAGAAGGTGTGACTTTAGAGGTTGATACCATTGAATCAAGGGTTACAACTAAGGTCGACGAAGGAGAATGTCATTCAGCCGTGGATGATAAACTTATGGAAGAAATGAGATCATTAGGAGAACAATATCAAATGGAATGGAATGATACTATGAATTTGGTTACATCAACTTTGTGGTTAAATTTCTTGAAGAAAATGGAACATGATGCATATACAACACAAGAGGATGATGCATGTCATGTCTTTGAATCATGGAATTTCCAACTTGGTTGA